In the Opitutaceae bacterium genome, one interval contains:
- a CDS encoding heparinase II/III family protein has protein sequence MDCLEKEPLERELEGRRLLGVSREAIKRIACLAMAYRLTADARFLHRAIIELDAVSAFEDWNPSHFLDVAEMATAVGIGYDWLHDALNDDQRTRYREAILSKALTVGLDTEAPGNWWIKGTNNWNQVCHGGLTLAALAIAGEGGGDIPSRIVRQALENIGIGMQVYEPEGAYPEGPGYWDYGTTYNVIFLDVLQSALGSDFGVTASFPGFLKTARYRAQLNTPAGLSYNFSDNGESRRASPTLFWFGDSEVSRLEYDFLAERAARGLGESDRFLPLDLIWLSRSSLTDVTDDPLPLSSIWGGKNPVAVFRTSWSDPNAAFLGFKGGAARISHGQMDAGSFIYEVNGIRWAVDLGAKSYHHFESQGIQLWDMNQDGERWTLMTWNTLGHSLLRFPGFNPDVDGRCDWSEPAAHSSTREATADLTALYPQFYDTYQRMTRLEPDGSAVIEDRIESLSAPVPPQWNLLTRAQIEPTANGALLRQDGRTLRVEAEAGYPLNVHWESAENPPRPEEPTNPGLNRLTIEPQTTKGDLILIVRLTPQE, from the coding sequence GCTCGAACGGGAACTCGAAGGGCGGCGTCTGCTCGGGGTCAGCCGTGAAGCCATCAAGCGGATAGCCTGCCTCGCCATGGCCTACCGGTTGACCGCCGACGCCCGCTTCCTTCATCGAGCGATCATCGAACTGGACGCCGTCAGTGCCTTCGAAGACTGGAATCCCTCGCACTTTCTCGATGTGGCCGAAATGGCGACCGCGGTGGGTATCGGCTACGACTGGCTCCACGACGCTCTCAATGACGACCAGCGCACCCGCTACCGCGAAGCCATCCTGAGCAAGGCTCTGACCGTCGGCCTCGACACCGAGGCCCCAGGCAATTGGTGGATCAAGGGAACGAACAATTGGAACCAGGTCTGCCACGGAGGACTGACGCTGGCCGCCCTGGCCATTGCCGGCGAAGGCGGCGGCGACATTCCCAGCCGGATCGTCCGCCAGGCTCTCGAGAATATCGGCATCGGCATGCAGGTCTACGAACCCGAGGGCGCCTACCCCGAGGGTCCCGGCTATTGGGATTACGGGACGACTTACAACGTGATCTTCCTCGATGTTCTCCAATCCGCCCTCGGCTCCGACTTCGGAGTCACCGCGAGTTTCCCCGGCTTCCTCAAGACCGCCCGGTATCGCGCTCAACTGAATACACCGGCCGGCCTGAGTTACAATTTCTCCGACAACGGCGAGTCACGGAGAGCCTCGCCGACCCTTTTCTGGTTCGGTGACAGCGAAGTGAGCCGGCTCGAATATGACTTCCTCGCAGAACGCGCGGCCCGGGGCCTGGGTGAATCAGATCGTTTCCTTCCTCTCGACCTGATCTGGCTGAGCCGTTCTTCGCTGACAGATGTTACCGACGACCCTCTTCCGCTTTCCTCTATCTGGGGCGGCAAGAACCCGGTCGCCGTCTTCCGCACCTCCTGGTCCGACCCGAACGCTGCGTTTCTCGGCTTCAAAGGGGGCGCGGCCCGGATCAGCCACGGACAGATGGATGCGGGAAGCTTCATCTACGAAGTCAATGGGATCCGCTGGGCCGTCGATCTGGGGGCCAAATCTTATCACCACTTCGAGAGTCAGGGCATTCAGCTCTGGGATATGAACCAGGACGGCGAACGCTGGACCCTGATGACCTGGAACACCCTGGGGCACAGTCTCCTGCGCTTTCCGGGTTTCAACCCCGACGTCGATGGCCGGTGCGACTGGTCGGAACCGGCTGCCCATTCCTCCACCCGCGAGGCCACGGCGGATCTGACCGCCTTATATCCACAATTTTATGACACCTACCAACGCATGACCAGGCTGGAGCCGGATGGATCGGCCGTGATTGAAGATCGGATTGAAAGCCTGAGCGCACCGGTCCCTCCGCAATGGAACCTGCTGACCCGGGCGCAGATCGAGCCGACCGCAAACGGCGCCCTTCTCCGCCAGGATGGAAGGACTCTGCGCGTTGAGGCCGAAGCCGGATATCCCCTGAACGTCCATTGGGAGTCAGCGGAAAACCCGCCGCGACCCGAAGAACCGACCAACCCAGGTCTGAACCGCCTGACCATCGAACCGCAGACAACCAAGGGCGACCTGATCCTCATCGTACGATTGACCCCGCAGGAGTGA